In the genome of Sorangium aterium, one region contains:
- a CDS encoding PilC/PilY family type IV pilus protein has protein sequence MRNLTKVLVTMSSAATLGLVAGRARAQAMDVEPPLPNVLLLVDTSGSMEKTVAGGEPDCNPGTPPASEALKSRWTKLVEALTGPIQDFSCVAQPRTGAAFVNEFSLGGEPPYDRNYYIPFHRMISGHCTKGPGATYDLVGEHRWDNAATPCTTPFTQLNAGLLDVYQDRIRFSLMTFDTLPDARTGLLSGAPDPVGGMEGMWSYFLGFEPGPGYPARGNPPACAPADMEVGARNPSAPLWEGPLIPFPTYTADTTEIRSVNESIQNALIAMRPYGATPLAGMLSDARDYILDDASTWESRPLGPRDDPFISGGCRKTSIVLISDGEPNLDLRPTCAQGPGPGRDGTGCPYEEPQVIAHSLNSHTNPNRRVPTYAVGFGLTTQARQELSDPTFNCETISSADFLPAGRCDNAAGAVKACCTLSRIAIEGGTDRGYFPDDANELSAVMSRIFAQIAANSTSRTLPVFANATTAMHSSNPDAGVAYQFASSFSPPPDGSLWSGNLERKRFVCESVSGVMTTQLKDIDPGKGDDFAANVNSNTGEPRRFFTVIGDLDTTAQRIWSSRSIRLPNVATGTVPTDGLGSYTGTMTNGGALAPGSTFASAFSSASRALDLDPSAAIPPQCSGGLQATNAGDCARRLIEWEVGAPMPSGVASREGNVLGSIYHSTPVVVGPPNDYIPDESYRAFAESPAQKTRPLVLYTATTDGQLHAFQVTAATASDGLKVDKVENNELWSFLPPHVLPRLLATFNQQSLLLDGAPVVKNVVFERTSAQVSGASATWNTVLVASGGAGGSFYYALDVTNPKAPKFLWQLSTDDSGTPLFGDATPTPAIGMVEMQDGAQIKEIAVAILPGGSAPLDTSQPACNRQNTTPPLFDPTGTLAVRDSVRCWGSAGTGGPVGPSRSLTIVRLDTGEIIRTFRGRVDEAPGGIASRTTRVDFDSPITGVPVPFPAGVGEVAERIYVGDADGTLWRVSLTSTNPENWTVDLAWDAYSFPTDSAASSQPIQTTPIVSTDPLGNKVILFSTGDQEAFTASGAIETRVWSITERPHNTSLRFSENWVVPFTGGQRVTGPISLFNGCAYFATFTPVAPGTYTCADGRGAIWGVDYLLGNTDSPAYPHACLVVDPAAPPEPFELQSPGTIVFGVAVTQKPTCTDTTDYTDDYFGQQKIVRQSTPPEYQLVFHTGAAGDADAQGGATRTSTRTLQRPRKVVKIDSWATLIE, from the coding sequence ATGCGAAACCTGACGAAGGTCCTTGTCACCATGAGCTCCGCGGCGACGCTCGGCCTCGTCGCGGGGCGCGCACGCGCGCAGGCGATGGATGTGGAGCCGCCGCTGCCCAACGTGCTCTTGCTCGTCGACACGTCGGGCTCGATGGAGAAGACGGTGGCGGGCGGAGAGCCGGACTGCAACCCGGGCACTCCCCCCGCCTCCGAGGCCCTGAAGAGCCGCTGGACGAAGCTCGTCGAGGCGCTCACGGGCCCGATCCAGGACTTCAGCTGCGTCGCGCAGCCCCGCACGGGCGCCGCGTTCGTCAACGAGTTCAGCCTCGGGGGAGAGCCGCCCTACGACAGGAACTACTACATCCCGTTCCACCGCATGATCTCGGGCCACTGCACGAAGGGCCCGGGGGCGACCTACGATCTGGTGGGAGAGCATCGCTGGGACAACGCGGCCACTCCTTGTACGACGCCGTTCACGCAGCTCAACGCCGGCCTGCTCGACGTCTATCAGGATCGGATCCGGTTCTCGCTCATGACGTTCGACACGCTCCCCGACGCGCGCACCGGGCTCCTCTCCGGGGCTCCCGATCCCGTGGGCGGCATGGAGGGGATGTGGAGCTATTTCCTCGGGTTCGAGCCCGGCCCAGGATACCCGGCGCGGGGCAACCCGCCCGCCTGCGCTCCCGCGGACATGGAGGTCGGCGCCAGGAACCCGTCCGCGCCGCTCTGGGAAGGGCCGCTCATCCCCTTCCCGACCTACACGGCGGACACCACCGAGATCCGCAGCGTGAACGAGAGCATCCAGAACGCGCTCATCGCGATGCGCCCCTACGGCGCGACGCCGCTCGCCGGGATGCTGTCCGACGCGCGCGACTACATCCTCGACGACGCCTCGACATGGGAGAGTCGACCGCTCGGGCCGCGCGACGATCCGTTCATCAGCGGCGGCTGCCGCAAGACCTCGATCGTGCTCATCTCCGACGGCGAGCCGAACCTCGACCTGCGCCCGACCTGCGCGCAGGGCCCCGGCCCCGGCCGCGATGGGACGGGCTGTCCCTACGAGGAGCCGCAGGTCATCGCGCACTCGCTCAACTCCCACACCAACCCGAACCGGCGCGTGCCGACCTATGCCGTCGGGTTCGGCCTTACCACCCAGGCGCGGCAGGAGCTCAGCGATCCGACGTTCAATTGCGAGACGATCTCCAGCGCTGATTTCCTGCCCGCCGGGCGCTGCGACAACGCCGCTGGCGCGGTCAAGGCGTGCTGCACGCTCTCGCGCATCGCCATCGAGGGCGGGACCGACCGCGGCTATTTCCCGGACGACGCCAACGAGCTCTCCGCGGTGATGTCGCGGATCTTCGCGCAGATCGCCGCGAACTCGACGAGCCGCACCCTCCCGGTCTTCGCCAACGCGACCACGGCCATGCACAGCAGCAACCCCGACGCGGGGGTCGCCTACCAGTTCGCCTCCTCGTTCAGCCCGCCGCCGGACGGCTCGCTCTGGAGCGGCAACCTCGAGCGCAAGCGCTTCGTCTGCGAGTCCGTGAGCGGCGTCATGACGACGCAGCTGAAGGACATCGACCCCGGCAAGGGCGACGACTTCGCGGCCAACGTCAACTCGAACACCGGGGAGCCGCGGCGGTTCTTCACCGTGATCGGCGACCTCGACACCACCGCGCAGCGCATCTGGTCGAGCCGGAGCATCCGCCTCCCCAACGTCGCCACGGGCACCGTCCCCACGGACGGGCTGGGCAGCTACACGGGCACGATGACCAACGGCGGCGCGCTCGCGCCGGGGTCGACCTTCGCGAGCGCGTTCTCCAGCGCATCCCGCGCGCTCGATCTCGATCCCAGCGCGGCAATCCCGCCGCAGTGCTCGGGCGGCCTGCAGGCGACCAACGCCGGGGACTGCGCCCGGCGCCTCATCGAGTGGGAGGTCGGCGCGCCGATGCCCTCGGGCGTCGCCTCCCGCGAGGGCAACGTGCTCGGCAGCATCTATCACTCCACGCCGGTCGTCGTGGGGCCGCCGAACGACTACATCCCCGACGAGTCCTACCGGGCCTTCGCGGAGAGCCCCGCTCAGAAGACCCGGCCGCTCGTGCTCTACACGGCGACGACCGACGGGCAGCTGCACGCCTTCCAGGTGACCGCGGCGACCGCGTCGGACGGGCTCAAGGTGGACAAGGTCGAGAACAACGAGCTCTGGTCATTCCTGCCGCCCCACGTGCTCCCCCGGCTGCTCGCGACGTTCAACCAGCAATCGCTGCTGCTCGACGGCGCGCCCGTCGTGAAGAACGTCGTCTTCGAGCGCACGTCGGCGCAGGTGAGCGGCGCCAGCGCGACCTGGAACACGGTGCTCGTCGCCAGCGGCGGCGCGGGCGGCAGCTTCTACTACGCGCTCGACGTGACGAACCCGAAGGCGCCGAAGTTCCTCTGGCAGCTCTCTACGGACGATAGCGGTACCCCGCTGTTCGGCGACGCGACGCCGACGCCGGCGATCGGCATGGTGGAGATGCAGGACGGCGCTCAGATCAAGGAGATCGCGGTCGCCATCCTGCCCGGCGGCTCTGCCCCGCTCGACACGAGCCAGCCCGCGTGCAACCGGCAGAACACGACGCCCCCGCTCTTCGATCCGACGGGCACCCTGGCGGTCCGCGACTCGGTCCGGTGCTGGGGCAGCGCGGGCACAGGCGGCCCCGTCGGCCCGTCGCGCTCGCTCACGATCGTCCGGCTCGACACGGGCGAGATCATCCGCACGTTCCGGGGCCGCGTCGACGAGGCCCCGGGCGGGATCGCCTCGCGGACCACGCGGGTCGACTTCGACTCGCCGATCACCGGCGTCCCCGTGCCGTTCCCGGCGGGCGTCGGCGAGGTCGCCGAGCGCATCTACGTCGGCGACGCCGACGGGACGCTCTGGCGCGTCAGCCTGACGAGCACCAACCCGGAGAACTGGACCGTGGACCTCGCCTGGGACGCGTACTCGTTCCCGACCGACAGCGCGGCGAGCAGCCAGCCGATCCAGACGACGCCGATCGTGAGCACCGATCCGCTCGGCAACAAGGTCATCCTGTTCTCCACCGGCGATCAGGAGGCGTTCACGGCGAGCGGCGCCATCGAGACGCGGGTCTGGTCGATCACCGAGCGACCGCACAACACCAGCCTCCGCTTCAGCGAGAACTGGGTCGTCCCCTTCACGGGCGGCCAGCGCGTGACCGGGCCCATCTCCCTCTTCAACGGCTGCGCGTACTTCGCGACGTTCACGCCGGTCGCGCCCGGGACCTACACGTGCGCGGACGGGCGCGGCGCGATCTGGGGCGTCGACTACCTGCTCGGCAACACGGACTCGCCGGCGTACCCGCACGCTTGCCTCGTCGTCGATCCGGCCGCTCCTCCGGAGCCCTTCGAGCTGCAGTCGCCGGGCACGATCGTCTTCGGCGTGGCCGTGACCCAGAAGCCGACCTGCACGGACACGACGGACTACACCGATGACTACTTCGGCCAGCAGAAGATTGTCCGGCAGTCCACCCCGCCCGAGTACCAGCTCGTGTTCCACACCGGCGCCGCGGGCGACGCGGACGCCCAGGGGGGCGCGACGCGAACGAGCACGAGGACGCTGCAGCGGCCGCGCAAGGTCGTTAAGATCGACTCGTGGGCCACCCTCATCGAATGA
- a CDS encoding PilW family protein, with amino-acid sequence MTTSRRTPHPARARASGQRGFTLVELLVAMAAGLVVSLAAFLLSKNATRFFQNEARASASHLAATIGMNRLTADLQRAAYLSSPNILQDPEVCQVPASPDGLKRLAGISILGQGSELLHGTELSQSDANGLHPDSIIIGGSLNSTELFEFRKISDESGDWIVELNPSSTAVQRTLERARGGGQSLTQIFAPHRFLRIMVRGQEKFLYGVIDQVNVVGDPPITISILLKADPGLPALVGLADCGVTPGGSTGDGGWVNVVSRVRYDIRSLAGKGTAYDALVAPVTPSLTSDLTGDNGRTELVRVELDENDAELPDTLELIAEYAVDLKFGISIATAGTVPGVTNPQITRYPIMATDNALVYSTAAALDAGPPGTPQRVRAVQVRLSTRTRAPDRDVGLPVPVGPDGRRLRFLIPGIVASANTYGNTAPSGSPPVYARMRTLYADIALPNQAYVQW; translated from the coding sequence ATGACGACGAGCCGACGCACCCCCCACCCCGCGCGCGCGCGGGCCTCAGGACAGCGAGGCTTCACGCTCGTGGAGCTGCTCGTGGCGATGGCGGCAGGCCTCGTCGTGTCGCTGGCGGCCTTCCTGCTCTCGAAGAACGCGACGCGCTTCTTCCAGAACGAGGCGAGGGCCTCCGCCTCGCACCTCGCGGCGACGATCGGGATGAACCGGCTCACCGCGGACCTGCAGCGCGCGGCCTACCTCTCGTCGCCCAACATCCTCCAGGACCCGGAGGTCTGTCAGGTCCCGGCCTCGCCGGACGGCCTGAAGCGCCTCGCCGGGATCTCGATCCTGGGTCAAGGGTCGGAGCTCCTCCATGGGACGGAGCTCAGCCAGAGCGATGCCAACGGGCTGCACCCCGACTCCATCATCATCGGCGGCAGCTTGAACAGCACCGAGCTGTTCGAGTTCAGGAAGATCAGCGATGAGTCGGGCGACTGGATCGTCGAGCTCAACCCGAGCAGCACCGCCGTGCAGCGCACGCTGGAGCGCGCGCGGGGCGGCGGGCAGAGCCTGACCCAGATCTTCGCTCCTCACCGCTTCCTGCGCATCATGGTCCGCGGTCAGGAGAAGTTCCTGTATGGCGTCATCGATCAGGTCAACGTGGTCGGCGATCCGCCCATCACGATCTCCATCCTGCTGAAGGCTGATCCCGGCCTGCCGGCGCTGGTCGGGCTCGCCGATTGCGGCGTGACCCCCGGCGGCTCCACCGGCGACGGAGGATGGGTGAACGTCGTCTCCCGCGTCCGCTACGACATCCGGAGCCTCGCCGGCAAGGGGACGGCCTACGACGCTCTCGTGGCGCCCGTCACGCCGTCGCTCACCAGCGACCTCACCGGCGACAACGGCCGCACCGAGCTCGTGCGGGTCGAGCTCGACGAGAACGATGCGGAGCTCCCGGACACGCTCGAGCTCATCGCGGAGTACGCCGTCGATCTGAAGTTCGGGATCTCCATCGCAACGGCGGGCACCGTGCCCGGGGTGACCAATCCGCAGATCACGCGGTATCCCATCATGGCGACCGACAACGCGCTCGTGTACAGCACCGCCGCCGCGCTCGATGCTGGACCGCCCGGCACGCCGCAGCGCGTGCGGGCGGTCCAGGTCCGGCTCTCGACCCGCACCCGGGCGCCCGATCGCGACGTCGGTCTCCCCGTCCCCGTGGGCCCGGATGGCCGCAGGCTCAGGTTCCTGATCCCCGGCATCGTCGCCAGCGCCAACACCTATGGGAACACGGCGCCCTCGGGATCGCCGCCTGTCTATGCCCGGATGCGCACGCTCTACGCCGACATCGCGCTCCCCAACCAGGCCTACGTCCAATGGTGA
- a CDS encoding type IV pilus modification PilV family protein, translating to MSAARARRAASRGYTLIEVMAALGVLAIGATGVLALQKATLISNTNARNLAIANSIAMTWAERLRVDALQWNDPMRVPDIDSDTDWLTLSTTSPFPARLPPTEITALGAPDADVLGADIYPGDTSASAFCTHVRFRQFTDPASGTRIWESLIRAEIRVIWERNGDPINCGIAPLTVDTNPGRFGAVYLTTGVLRNTSEDRR from the coding sequence GTGAGCGCGGCGCGTGCGAGGAGGGCGGCGAGCCGCGGCTACACGCTCATCGAGGTCATGGCGGCGCTCGGCGTGCTCGCGATCGGCGCCACCGGCGTGCTCGCGCTGCAGAAGGCGACGCTCATCAGCAACACGAACGCGCGCAACCTCGCGATCGCCAACAGCATCGCCATGACCTGGGCAGAGCGGCTGCGGGTGGACGCGCTCCAGTGGAACGATCCCATGCGGGTCCCCGACATCGACAGCGACACGGACTGGCTCACGCTCAGCACCACCTCCCCGTTCCCCGCGAGGTTGCCCCCCACGGAGATCACCGCGCTCGGGGCGCCGGACGCCGACGTGCTCGGGGCCGACATCTACCCGGGCGACACGTCGGCGTCCGCGTTCTGCACGCACGTCCGCTTCCGCCAGTTCACCGATCCCGCGTCAGGCACGCGGATCTGGGAAAGCCTCATCCGCGCCGAGATCCGCGTCATCTGGGAGCGCAACGGGGACCCGATCAACTGCGGGATCGCCCCGCTCACCGTCGACACGAACCCGGGGCGCTTCGGCGCGGTCTACCTGACGACCGGCGTGCTCCGGAACACGAGCGAGGACAGGCGATGA
- a CDS encoding pilus assembly FimT family protein has translation MKFNGLAHPIEGMQLAFAEALVRPTSCSRRPPCDSDRPRACSPGQRALRRRGARGFTLPELLAVVVLIGILAAAASPSFVSGMRDRRVNRTAMEISGIYRLARYQAIGRGTAVLVRWTASTGELQVRQAQIDSTPAGPMIAKSCLSVLDWMNAAETEPVTTFHTEGIELASMQLLDPTGAARADADVCFTPRGRTFVRYDPSTGFAPLLGALRVNVTNTRTGLLRSVFVPPNGVARLGL, from the coding sequence ATGAAATTCAATGGCTTAGCGCATCCCATCGAGGGCATGCAGCTTGCCTTTGCCGAGGCTTTGGTGCGCCCTACCTCCTGTTCGCGACGTCCTCCTTGTGATTCCGATCGACCGCGGGCTTGCTCTCCGGGGCAGCGCGCGCTGCGCCGCCGTGGCGCGCGCGGCTTCACCCTGCCGGAGCTGCTCGCGGTGGTGGTCCTCATCGGCATCCTGGCGGCCGCGGCGTCGCCGAGCTTCGTGAGCGGCATGCGCGATCGCCGCGTGAACCGCACGGCGATGGAGATCAGCGGGATCTACCGGCTCGCGCGCTACCAGGCGATCGGGCGCGGGACGGCGGTCCTCGTGCGGTGGACCGCCTCGACAGGCGAGCTCCAGGTGCGGCAGGCGCAGATCGATAGCACCCCCGCCGGCCCGATGATCGCGAAGAGCTGCCTCAGCGTCCTCGACTGGATGAACGCGGCCGAGACCGAGCCGGTCACGACGTTCCACACCGAGGGCATCGAGCTGGCGTCGATGCAGCTGCTCGATCCCACCGGCGCGGCGCGCGCCGACGCCGACGTCTGCTTCACGCCGCGCGGGCGGACGTTCGTCCGCTACGACCCCAGCACGGGGTTCGCGCCGCTGCTCGGCGCGCTCCGGGTCAACGTGACCAACACGAGGACCGGCCTCCTGCGCTCGGTCTTCGTCCCGCCGAACGGCGTCGCGAGGCTCGGGCTGTGA
- a CDS encoding DUF6599 family protein, which translates to MRSPAWSSALLAGALAAALASGCSKKEEPLGAPPPPPPAAKPAACAGGGGTIGDAASAPFFPRTTGGFCLDPNGGEKTFGESAPLPLDSICDMFDGECEIYKGFGVRRVVEARYVSGEGGSATVDVHLSKFGSTEGAYGMFTKRTVGDGDPADEATPRPIEGGGAAAMGVGNAYLWRGQYLAEITYNDEALAEAALKSSSEKVLPGLVKEMGAKLPGEPSLPPAAAALPRDNMIPLGIRYETKDVLGVDGAGPGAFGYYKEVDKRYRVVAIVRDDVDQAKDVLSTLAKLPGAAREKGIGDGSVRLMSKDGEGSATEWVFARADKTVYGIGDEARVLRSGMTADEHAKLTLTKEEKTARLKKLVTAPAR; encoded by the coding sequence TTGCGCTCCCCTGCGTGGAGCTCTGCGCTGCTGGCCGGCGCGCTCGCGGCCGCGCTGGCTTCGGGCTGCAGCAAGAAGGAAGAGCCCCTCGGGGCGCCGCCGCCGCCCCCGCCGGCCGCGAAGCCGGCCGCCTGCGCCGGCGGCGGCGGGACGATCGGCGACGCGGCGAGCGCGCCGTTCTTCCCGCGCACGACGGGCGGGTTCTGCCTCGACCCGAACGGCGGGGAGAAGACGTTCGGCGAATCGGCGCCCCTGCCGCTCGACAGCATCTGCGACATGTTCGACGGGGAGTGCGAGATCTACAAGGGATTCGGCGTGCGCCGGGTCGTCGAGGCGCGGTACGTGAGCGGCGAGGGCGGCTCCGCGACCGTCGACGTCCACCTCTCGAAATTCGGATCCACGGAGGGCGCTTACGGGATGTTCACGAAGCGCACCGTGGGCGACGGCGACCCCGCCGACGAGGCGACGCCGCGCCCGATCGAGGGGGGCGGCGCGGCCGCGATGGGGGTCGGCAACGCGTACCTCTGGCGCGGGCAGTACCTCGCCGAGATCACCTACAACGACGAGGCGCTGGCCGAGGCGGCGCTCAAGTCGTCGAGCGAGAAGGTCCTGCCTGGGCTCGTGAAGGAGATGGGCGCGAAGCTGCCCGGCGAGCCGTCGCTGCCGCCTGCCGCGGCGGCGCTGCCCAGGGACAACATGATCCCGCTCGGGATCCGCTACGAGACCAAGGACGTGCTCGGGGTGGATGGCGCTGGGCCCGGCGCGTTCGGCTACTACAAGGAGGTCGACAAGCGCTACCGGGTGGTCGCGATCGTGCGCGACGACGTCGACCAGGCCAAGGACGTGCTGTCGACGCTGGCGAAGCTGCCAGGCGCGGCCAGGGAGAAGGGCATCGGCGACGGCTCGGTGCGCCTCATGAGCAAGGACGGCGAGGGCTCCGCGACCGAGTGGGTGTTCGCGCGCGCCGACAAGACCGTCTACGGCATCGGCGACGAGGCCCGCGTGCTCCGCAGCGGCATGACGGCCGACGAGCACGCCAAGCTGACGCTGACCAAGGAAGAGAAGACGGCGAGGCTGAAGAAGCTCGTCACCGCGCCCGCGCGCTGA
- a CDS encoding peptidylprolyl isomerase codes for MSKTSEKDRAKDDEDLDDEAGSADEGNDDGEEEEAKATAARGRGHGHAHDDDDAEDDGAEPEDPYWWAPHAVLSALVLIGLLGFFGMFNKTPLARLAAPVAPEPDEHEHATAAAPPPAPTPRPAQAAQAPREMFGAKHLLVMYKGSRRAPPTIERTKDEAKARATEAMTKAKADPSKFADIVKEYSDEPGADKRGGDLGKFPKGAMVPEFQAGLEKIKVGEVSDLVETAFGYHVILRTQ; via the coding sequence ATGAGCAAGACGAGCGAGAAGGACAGGGCCAAGGACGACGAGGACCTCGACGACGAGGCCGGGTCGGCCGACGAAGGCAACGACGACGGCGAGGAGGAAGAGGCGAAGGCCACCGCGGCCCGCGGCCGTGGCCACGGCCACGCGCACGACGACGACGACGCAGAGGACGACGGCGCGGAGCCGGAAGATCCGTACTGGTGGGCGCCGCACGCCGTGCTGAGCGCGCTCGTGCTGATCGGCCTCCTCGGCTTCTTCGGCATGTTCAACAAGACGCCGCTCGCTCGGCTCGCGGCCCCCGTCGCCCCGGAGCCCGACGAGCACGAGCACGCCACCGCCGCCGCTCCGCCGCCCGCTCCCACGCCCCGCCCTGCACAGGCGGCGCAGGCGCCGAGGGAGATGTTCGGCGCGAAGCACCTGCTCGTCATGTACAAGGGGAGCCGCCGAGCGCCCCCGACCATCGAGCGCACGAAGGACGAAGCCAAGGCCCGCGCGACCGAGGCCATGACGAAGGCCAAGGCCGATCCGAGCAAGTTCGCGGACATCGTGAAGGAGTACTCGGACGAGCCGGGCGCGGACAAGCGCGGCGGCGACCTCGGCAAGTTCCCGAAGGGCGCGATGGTCCCGGAGTTCCAGGCGGGCCTCGAGAAGATCAAGGTCGGCGAGGTGAGCGACCTCGTCGAGACGGCCTTCGGCTACCACGTCATCCTCCGCACGCAGTGA
- a CDS encoding MaoC/PaaZ C-terminal domain-containing protein, with the protein MPLNLSKVGYTTQPSAFTFNWKTLATYALGIGAKREELEYLYEGTPGGMKVYPTFGVIPSQGTVFEALEAAGAELALIVHGGQTLRVHRPLPTSGTLFTTATLTGIYDLKKFAQVIVETKTTLDGEPLFDTVWSIIVRGVGGFGGPRPPHAESEAPVPKDREPDWVVEQATTPEQALLYRLSGDDNPLHADPEVAAKASFTQGPILHGLCTYGFAARAIIQKAAGGDASRLRAYGAQFRKPVWPGDTLITRGWALAGGKVAVVTSVKERPDPVLTSAWAEIG; encoded by the coding sequence ATGCCGCTGAATCTCTCGAAGGTCGGCTACACGACCCAGCCCAGCGCGTTCACCTTCAACTGGAAGACCCTGGCCACCTACGCGCTCGGGATCGGCGCCAAGCGCGAGGAGCTCGAGTACCTGTACGAGGGCACGCCGGGGGGCATGAAGGTCTACCCCACGTTCGGCGTGATCCCCTCCCAGGGGACGGTGTTCGAGGCGCTCGAGGCGGCCGGAGCCGAGCTGGCGCTCATCGTCCACGGAGGGCAGACGCTCCGGGTGCACCGCCCGCTCCCGACGAGCGGGACGCTGTTCACGACCGCCACGCTGACGGGCATCTACGACCTCAAGAAGTTCGCGCAGGTGATCGTCGAGACGAAGACGACGCTCGACGGCGAGCCGCTCTTCGACACGGTGTGGTCGATCATCGTGCGCGGCGTCGGCGGCTTCGGCGGGCCGCGCCCGCCGCACGCCGAGTCGGAGGCCCCCGTGCCGAAGGACCGCGAGCCGGACTGGGTCGTCGAGCAGGCGACGACGCCCGAGCAGGCGCTGCTGTACCGGCTCTCGGGCGACGACAACCCGCTGCACGCCGATCCGGAGGTCGCGGCGAAGGCGAGCTTCACGCAAGGCCCGATCCTGCACGGCCTCTGCACGTACGGCTTCGCGGCGCGCGCGATCATCCAGAAGGCGGCGGGCGGCGACGCGAGCCGGCTGCGGGCGTACGGCGCGCAGTTCCGCAAGCCGGTGTGGCCGGGCGACACCCTCATCACGCGAGGCTGGGCGCTGGCCGGCGGCAAGGTCGCGGTGGTCACCTCTGTCAAGGAACGCCCCGATCCGGTGCTCACGAGCGCGTGGGCGGAGATCGGCTGA